TGTGGCACTTGTTTAAGGACGAGCAGAGAAAGGTACTTGATGAGATACTTGTGCGCTCTTATGAAAAAATTGACAGCCTGTACAGACAGATTTATGAAAGCAATATTTCCCTTATGAATTTTCACAGGGGACTGGATATTCCACTTCCCGAGTCCCTCTCCATAGCGCTTGTCTATGTGCTTAAGAGAGACCTTGAAAGTGTTTTAGAGGAGAGATTTCTTGACGCTGAAAAACTCAAAGACGCCGTCTCCGAGGTAAAGCGGTGGGATGTCCATATAGACAAGGAAAGACTCAACCTCTATGCCACAAAACATGTTAACTACCTGATGGATGCGTTAAAGACTCAGTGGGACTACGCAGAGTTGTACGAAAAAATAGCAGGGGTGCTTGAGTCTTTAAGCTCGATAGGAATAGAGCCGGATTTATGGAGCGCTCAGAACACATACTTTATTATTGGGAAAGAACATATGGAAAGTTTAAGGGAGCGGGCGGCTTTTGGTGATAAAACTGCAGAGCTGTGGCTATCTAACTATAAAAACCTTGGGGTTCATCTTTCGGTTGTAATCTAATCTGTAATTGACGAAACCGCAGTTTTTTTGATACATTAACATTATGCAGACACTCGTACGAGATTTAGACTTAACGGAGATCATTAACGGGGAGGAAGTTGTGGGGCCAAGCCCATTTGGAAAACATCAAAACGTGGCAGCTAACTTATATGACATTGTGCGTCAGTATATCAAAAAACACAATTTAGGTAAATTGTATTTTTCTCCGCTTGATGTAATCTTTGAAGAGGAAATTGACAGGCTACAGCCTGACATCTTATTTATAAAAAAAGAGAATATGGCAATCTTTCAGGACTGGATACGAGGTGTGCCGGATATGGTCTGTGAAATAGTCTCCCCCGGCACGTACAAAAAAGATACCGCCGTAAAGAGAGCAATATATGAAAAATACAAGGTGCCTGAGTACTGGATAGTTTTACCCGAGTTTGACGCTATAGAGGTTCTAATCATTGAAAACGATAAGTATAAGACACACTCGTATGCAGAAATTGAAGGTGAGGTTACCTCTAATGTTATAGAAGGGCTTTGCGTCAACATCAAGGATGTATTTGAGTAACCTGTAGCAGAGAATTATTTCACGAATCCCATCCCTGCTTAGCACAAAACCCGATAGAGTTCAGTTTTTATTTTCTCAGGGTTTCAGTTAGCAGATCTCTCGCAGTGTGCGTGAGTTTTCAAATGTATTGAAGAAATCATCAAGTTATTGCTACAATCATTAACCTAACGAAAAGCAATTATGGACAAAACAAACACAACAACTAAAAGCGAGGCACTGCTTGCCGAGGCAAAAACCCTCAGAGGGCACAAGCAAGTTGTAGATGTCGAGGAAAAAACTGTCAAACTTGTAGTCTTTACCTTAGAGGATAAATTGTTCGCTTTTTATGGAGAGTTTATAAAGGAGATACTTCATCCTCTAAAAGTGTACTTTGTGCCTGGCTGTCCTGAGTTTATAGTTGGTGTGATAAACATCAGGGGGGATATTGAATCCGTGCTGGATATCAGAGGGTTTTTGGGTTACGCTCCAAAAAGTTATGGCATTGACATAACACTTCATAAAAGCAATCGAATAGTTATCGGGCAGACTGATGATTTCAAAAGCGGAATCGTGGCAGATAGTGTAGTTGACGTACTTGATGTCTCCGTTCATTCTGTAAATTGCTCACTGGCAGCCATCTCCGGTTCTCTCAGAGAATTTGCCATAGGAGAGTTCCTCTACGGTGATAAAAATGTAATCATTCTGGATTTTAAGAAGATACCGGATAAGCTCTGAAATGACAGCAGCCGGTTCACATGATGTATCAACGTCAAAATGGTGCGATTTTGTAACATTTACATCCGCCTCAGGCAGTACATTTGCCGCTCTTTCTGAAGACATATTTGAAATGATTTCTGTTAATGAGGCTGTTAAAGCTAACTATAAGGTTTTCTATTTAGATAAAATCATAGGTCTCACAGAAACACACGGTGGCTCAAAGGTGTGTTTTGCCGTAAAAGGAACACAAGAAAACACTTTGTTAGCCGTTGGGGATTTGTGTGATGTTGAAAGCATCAGGCTTGATTCCATAAGTCCGCTTCCTGCTGTCTTAGTAAAACACATGAAAAGGAAATCCATATGGGCAGCGGCCTTAAGAGAAGATAAGCTGCTGCTTCTTATAGATTTAAAAAAGCTTATTTCAGAAATTAAGGAGGATAGTAACTCAGATGACAATTAAAAAGAATTTATATCTTCTTGCTGCTTTAAATGTGGTTGTCTTTATAGTGATAACCCTGCTGTTTTTTATCCATAGCGCTGATACAAGAGATAGAATCTCAAAGCTAATAAACAATGACCAGGCACTGCTGCTGCTCATTAACGATATGTACGCTAACGGCCTGCAAACAGAACAGGCAACAAGAAACATAATCTTAAACAGCGCTGATGACAAGGCACGGAGCAACTACAAAAAAGCTATAGAGATTTTCGCTGAAGCCCATAAAGACGCAATGATCTTATCTGGTGGACAAATGAAAACAACACTTGTGGAAATCAAAGCTCTATGGGAGGATAACGAACGCCTCCGGCAGGAGTGTCTAACGCTGTCCGCTCAAAAGAATCTCTCCAGTGCCTCAGAGTGTATAGTGGTAAGAGAAACCCCAAAGTGGCGTGAGGTCAGGCAAAAACTCATTGACCTGATTGCCGTGCAAAAAAATAAGTTTTCAAAGGTAACTGACGATACTGAGGTTTTTATGTCCAGGACAAGAAAAAATCTCCTTACGATCATGTTTCTCTCCCTTACAATAACCTCAGGGTTTATATATTACGTTGGACGCGGAATAAACAGGCCGCTACAAAGCATAATGAAGACACTTAAAGGCTCAGAAAGCGACCTTACCGTAAAAATTCCAATAGAAGGCAGTAACGAAATATACGCACTGGCCACAATTATCAACACCAACATTGATAATCTCCACCAAATCATAAGCACACTCTCCACCACAGTAAGAAACGTCTCAACCTCGGCAAATGAAATCTATGAGGCAGTTGAAAAACAAGCCGCTATCACCACAGAGCAGACAGCCTCAATATCGGAGATAACCTCCACTATGGAGGAACTCTCGGCCTCAAGTACTCAGATAGCTGAGCACTCTCAGTCGGTAGCCGAAATAGCCGCGCACACACTTACTGATTCACAAGCAGGAGCGGACGTTACAGATAAAACCTCCAAAAACATGGCGGAAATCAGCACCGATAACAAACGTGGATTAAATGAGGTGCTTGAACTTGGTAAAAAATCAAAAGACATAACCAGAGTTATGGAAATAATAAACAATATAGCGGACAATACTAAACTGATAGCTTTTAACGCGGCACTTGAGGCCTCAGGAGCCGGAGAGGCCGGAAAACGTTTTGGAGTTGTGGCAGTTGAGATACGGCGGCTTGCCGATAGTGTTATGGATTCCACGGCAGATATTGAATCAAAGATAACAGAAATACAGGACTCTGTAAACCGCCTTGTGGTGGCCTCAGAAAAGAGTTCAAGGGCTATTGCCGAAGGCCTTGGCACATCCTCAGAAACTACAAGAACTCTTGCTGAGATTTTAGAAGGAGCACATGCCACAAGTGATGCGGCAAGGGAGATTTCCCTCTCCACGATGCAGCAGCGCACAGCAGTAGAGCAGGTCGTCATAGCGCTCAGGGAAATCGAAGATGGTGCGAAGCAGTCAGCTGGAGCAATTAACCATGTCCACGGTATAGCTAAGAATCTGTCCGCTTTGTCTGGTAATTTGCAGGATATTGTGAAAAAGTTTGTCCTAAAGGGTTAAGGCTTGCCAAAAGACAGTAAACTAAGAGTGCTTGTCGTTGATGACAGCTCCTCTGTCAGAACCCGCATCAGGAAAATTCTAAGCGGGGACATTGAGATAGAGGTAATAGGTG
This portion of the Nitrospirota bacterium genome encodes:
- a CDS encoding chemotaxis protein CheW, whose amino-acid sequence is MDKTNTTTKSEALLAEAKTLRGHKQVVDVEEKTVKLVVFTLEDKLFAFYGEFIKEILHPLKVYFVPGCPEFIVGVINIRGDIESVLDIRGFLGYAPKSYGIDITLHKSNRIVIGQTDDFKSGIVADSVVDVLDVSVHSVNCSLAAISGSLREFAIGEFLYGDKNVIILDFKKIPDKL
- a CDS encoding Uma2 family endonuclease, which translates into the protein MGPSPFGKHQNVAANLYDIVRQYIKKHNLGKLYFSPLDVIFEEEIDRLQPDILFIKKENMAIFQDWIRGVPDMVCEIVSPGTYKKDTAVKRAIYEKYKVPEYWIVLPEFDAIEVLIIENDKYKTHSYAEIEGEVTSNVIEGLCVNIKDVFE
- a CDS encoding HAMP domain-containing protein — translated: MTIKKNLYLLAALNVVVFIVITLLFFIHSADTRDRISKLINNDQALLLLINDMYANGLQTEQATRNIILNSADDKARSNYKKAIEIFAEAHKDAMILSGGQMKTTLVEIKALWEDNERLRQECLTLSAQKNLSSASECIVVRETPKWREVRQKLIDLIAVQKNKFSKVTDDTEVFMSRTRKNLLTIMFLSLTITSGFIYYVGRGINRPLQSIMKTLKGSESDLTVKIPIEGSNEIYALATIINTNIDNLHQIISTLSTTVRNVSTSANEIYEAVEKQAAITTEQTASISEITSTMEELSASSTQIAEHSQSVAEIAAHTLTDSQAGADVTDKTSKNMAEISTDNKRGLNEVLELGKKSKDITRVMEIINNIADNTKLIAFNAALEASGAGEAGKRFGVVAVEIRRLADSVMDSTADIESKITEIQDSVNRLVVASEKSSRAIAEGLGTSSETTRTLAEILEGAHATSDAAREISLSTMQQRTAVEQVVIALREIEDGAKQSAGAINHVHGIAKNLSALSGNLQDIVKKFVLKG